One window from the genome of Haliaeetus albicilla chromosome 26, bHalAlb1.1, whole genome shotgun sequence encodes:
- the LOC104316212 gene encoding receptor-type tyrosine-protein phosphatase V-like isoform X2, producing the protein MRPPLLLLLLLLLVPWVPRLLGTLAEGEGCNQTARAGLEGQDARSDRGPSPVRNLSLSSSGSSAMLHASWAHAHGQREGYHLALYHSDSQTLVRNASILPNASTFLFDGLLAGSEYALKVSTLAGSSLASTSIHQWTAPTIPTQLRLSPGSSTSLIASWMGAAGAAWLHLALHNLLTQTVTTTLSARRGLTSYTFQHLHPGTQYWLGLSATAGPYTVVGPNATAWTYPLSPGNVTLSNAEEQSSLQALWSAPAGERDFYLVTLQEGEDGAPTRNISVGGDNSHVTFHGLSPGKQYSVQVTAVAGPYQASARSAAAWTQPLAPSGVSLSSQGSPYSLLASWEEAMGEGYVLALSPMEHPVKNSSLLKGVTNFTYKGLRPGTLYTFEVSTVAGPYTSSPQRITNWTYPLPPEQLTLSNQGHSTSLQASWRAAPAGSTGYTGTLWETKSQEQVRNMTVGTNWMNVTFEDLVPGRQYTLEMAAMAGPYRSLVRSATDWTCPLAPAGVTLTNTRRPLGLSAFWDKAAGDVDQFHLQLYSKSHPAQRNISVGPNTHNFTFLGLSPGIQYFLKVTVLAGPYRSSSHFATEWTYPLSLANVSVQPGRRPQELHVSWVESGGGRDHLVQLSVAESLSIIRNVSVPRGVTQLDLEGLVPGSRYRVEIISQAGPHRISSQTAIGYTVPLPPLSLSASPVSTAWALTVHWETPPGQRDRYLLSVKEEGSSAPKRNLEAGKDSTNVTLAQLEPGTCYLVGIWAVAGPYHSLPKNITGCTVPAAPTNLILTNPGSSSELYMCWNKPPGRRDHYRVILYSLSNQGRDRVQTLSPDAQNITWTHLEAGSRFAVQVTAVKGSFEASSTNVTQWTYPLAPANLTLGSPSASTLQASWAAMGQGAEGYVVDVYDTASSSHVGHMVLGGDARSHIFRNLSPGTHYSVAVSATAGPFHTSTPNLTHCTRPLPPAAVHWLSMGHPDRLSTSWGATAGRRDGYTLTLYHAQLGSIAATASLRRDTHNFTFMGLTPGYEYSLEASATAGPYQAAAPNISGWTCPLPPAAVRLLSTGHPDRLSASWGAAAGGRDGYALTLYHAQLGTVAATTLLGRDTHNFTFMGLAPGSKYVLEVVSTAGPYQTPAGNVSNWTYPLAPRNVYMTNQGYPNRLSTSWRAEPQGQDSYRLLLYHWGSGIVAANVSVGKGTSKFTFSGLAPGHKYLLEVVSMAGPYAASAGNISDWTTPSVPKNLSAVAEGNNTMLISWGSVSGEQDECQLWLRDPRNSTLPWRQALDRGQVQHLLQGLIPGRNYSVSLSCVAGPYWSSTKPLAVPMEPNPVEDVQCLPESRSLYLNWTSSPGDVEAYEVVAERLSDGPSTSKYVVSIPTSEASLQGLGPNSSYRIFVSTVGMNTMRSQAVTLLCNTTVEALPPPLRADIFQVEASSTVIISSDLFSEENGQIEYYGVIATTNDSLLRPTQEIMSSTWYDHYYGTEDSYLAVLIPNPFHPSPRSSPETWRVSVGTEECGQSRATCNGKLKANEQYRFSIAAFTKYDPVAPAVTFTMFSAAGSSADTTPLSMPIITGIIVGFLLTLAAIFALVYWKQLRAKRTKKSSLPQEMVTYSLRNICRPIPIQNFKQYYEMKTASGNHAFFQEFEELKEVGKEQPKVEAELPANVSKNRYPHVLPYDHSRVKLSQLGEDPHSDYINANFMPGYTSQQEFIATQGPLKKTIEDFWRLVWEQNVCNIIMLTVCMENGRVLCDHYWPSESAPVSYGEVRVHLLTQSSSEEWTMREFKLWHEGLRAERHVSHLHYTAWPDHGIPESTTSIMTFRELVREHIQSTKDAGPTLVHCSTGVGRTGTFIALDRLLQQMKQEKVVDTFGVVYALRMNRYQMIQTLSQYIFLHSCILDKILEEPLLGLSRTERSCPIPLKSFAQHYAQKAAKSHVGFLREYETLLEVVKEEASSATPSSGSQQTRPSSGILPYDRSRVKFSLLEQGPFSGLLQVWRVPGCSSSREYLAVQGPDKLTMEDFWTLVWEQDIHTILTLLPRQEKGEVPSEACWPLEGDSLCTKMLTIQCGTEKLVSGWRCIQLKMKHEKKAKERQVQWFLYTLWSSKKQPDVQSLVELLTAVRRCMPHRKRASPLLLHCSGGVSQMGMLISLDCLLHQMKAERIVDVYGVTLQMTRSCCLMTPTLDQYMFLYTCIRDIIAQKQP; encoded by the exons ATGAGAccaccgctgctgctgctgctgctgctgctgcttgtcccATGGGTGCCGCGGCTCCTGGGAACCCTGGCTGAG GGCGAGGGCTGCAACCAGACAGCACGGGCAGGGTTGGAGGGACAGGATGCACGCAGTGATAGAG GTCCTTCACCTGTCCGCAACCTGAGCCTGAGCAGCAGCGGGAGCTCTGCCATGCTGCATGCCTCCTGGGCGCACGCCCACGGCCAGCGGGAGGGCTACCACCTTGCCCTCTACCACAGCGACTCCCAGACGCTTGTGAGAAATGCGTCCATCCTGCCAAACGCCTCCACGTTCCTGTTTGACGGGTTGCTGGCTGGCAGCGAGTACGCCTTGAAGGTCAGCACGCTGGCTGGATCCAGCCTGGCAAGCACAAGTATCCACCAGTGGACAG ctcccaCCATCCCCACCCAGCTGAGGCTCAGCCCGGGCTCCAGCACCAGCCTCATCGCCTCCTGGATGGGTGCTGCGGGGGCCGCCTGGCTGCACCTTGCACTCCACAACCTCCTCACCCAGACGGTGACCACGACCCTGTCAGCCAGGAGGGGCCTCACCAGCTACACCTTCCAGCATCTCCACCCCGGCACCCAGTACTGGCTGGGGCTCAGTGCCACAGCTGGGCCCTACACCGTGGTAGGGCCCAATGCCACTGCTTGGACAT ACCCCCTGAGCCCTGGCAATGTGACCCTGAGCAatgcagaggagcagagctcCTTGCAGGCTCTCTGGAGCGCCCCAGCGGGAGAGAGAGACTTCTACCTGGTGACactgcaggagggagaggatgGTGCTCCAACAAGGAACATTTCCGTCGGCGGAGACAACAGTCATGTCACCTTCCATGGGCTGAGCCCTGGGAAGCAATACTCTGTCCAGGTGACGGCGGTGGCTGGGCCTTACCAGGCATCAGCCCGCAGTGCAGCAGCCTGGACAC AGCCGCTAGCACCATCTGGTGTGAGTCTGTCCAGCCAGGGGAGCCCCTACAGCCTACTAgccagctgggaggaggcaaTGGGAGAAGGCTATGTGCTGGCCCTCAGCCCCATGGAGCACCCCGTGAAGAACAGCTCATTGCTCAAAGGTGTCACCAACTTCACCTACAAGGGCCTCCGCCCTGGGACCCTTTACACCTTTGAGGTCAGCACTGTGGCTGGCCCCTACACATCCTCACCCCAGCGCATCACCAACTGGACAT ATCCTTTGCCCCCAGAGCAGCTGACCCTCAGCAATCAGGGCCACAGCACCTCTCTGCAAGCCTCCTGGAGAGCAGCTCCCGCTGGTAGTACTGGCTACACAGGCACCCTCTGGGAAACCAAGTCCCAGGAGCAGGTCAGGAACATGACTGTGGGGACCAACTGGATGAATGTCACCTTTGAGGACCTGGTCCCTGGGCGACAGTATACACTGGAGATGGCTGCTATGGCTGGACCTTACAGATCCCTTGTGCGATCAGCCACAGACTGGACGT GCCCCCTGGCTCCAGCTGGCGTGACCCTGACCAACACCCGACGCCCGCTGGGACTCTCTGCCTTCTGGGACAAGGCTGCTGGCGATGTGGACCAGTTCCACCTCCAGCTCTACAGCAAGAGCCATCCAGCGCAGAGGAACATCTCAGTGGGGCCAAACACCCACAACTTTACGTTCCTGGGGCTGTCCCCTGGCATTCAGTACTTCCTGAAGGTGACTGTCCTTGCTGGCCCATACAGATCCTCGTCACACTTTGCCACCGAGTGGACAT ATCCACTGTCTCTGGCTAACGTGAGTGTACAGCCTGGCCGGAGACCCCAGGAGCTACATGTGAGCTGGGTGGAGTCAGGCGGTGGCAGAGACCACTTGGTACAGCTCTCGGTGGCTGAGTCCCTGTCCATCATCAGGAATGTGTCCGTCCCCCGTGGAGTCACCCAGCTTGACCTGGAGGGGCTGGTGCCAGGGTCCCGATACCGTGTGGAGATAATTTCTCAGGCTGGGCCTCATCGCATCTCCTCTCAGACTGCCATTGGCTACACTG TCCCACTACCTCCTCTTTCCCTGTCGGCAAGCCCTGTCAGCACTGCCTGGGCTCTGACTGTGCACTGGGAAACTCCTCCTGGGCAGAGGGATAGGTATCTGCTTAGTGTGAAAGAGGAGGGCTCTTCTGCACCAAAAAGGAACCTGGAAGCAGGGAAGGACAGCACCAATGTCACCCTGGCACAGCTGGAACCAGGAACTTGCTACCTTGTTGGGATCTGGGCAGTAGCCGGACCCTATCACTCCCTCCCCAAGAACATCACTGGCTGCACAG TTCCTGCTGCTCCGACAAACCTGATCCTTACTAACCCAGGCAGCTCCTCAGAGCTTTACATGTGCTGGAACAAGCCCCCCGGCAGGAGGGACCACTACCGTGTTATTCTGTATAGCCTCAGCAACCAGGGCAGGGATCGGGTCCAGACCTTGAGTCCAGATGCCCAGAACATCACCTGGACTCACTTGGAGGCAGGCAGCAGGTTTGCTGTGCAGGTCACTGCTGTGAAAGGTTCATTTGAAGCCTCTTCCACCAATGTCACCCAATGGACAT ATCCCTTGGCCCCTGCCAACCTCACCCTGGGCAGCCCCTCTGCATCCACGCTGCAGGCCTCCTGGGCAGCAATGGGGCAAGGAGCAGAAGGCTACGTAGTGGATGTCTATGACACAGCCTCCAGCAGTCATGTTGGGCACATGGTACTGGGTGGGGATGCCAGGAGTCACATCTTTAGGAACCTGAGCCCTGGCACCCACTACAGTGTGGCAGTGAGTGCCACAGCTGGGCCCTTCCACACCAGCACCCCCAACCTCACCCACTGCACAC GCCCGCTGCCCCCGGCTGCTGTGCACTGGCTGAGCATGGGGCATCCTGACAGGCTGAGCACATCCTGGGGAGCCACAGCTGGGCGGCGAGATGGCTACACACTGACGCTGTACCATGCACAGCTGGGCTCCATAGCAGCTACAGCCTCACTCAGGAGAGACACCCACAACTTTACCTTCATGGGCCTAACCCCAGGATACGAGTACTCCCTGGAGGCCAGTGCCACAGCTGGACCATACCAGGCAGCGGCACCCAACATCAGTGGCTGGACAT GCCCACTGCCCCCAGCTGCTGTGCGCTTGCTGAGCACGGGGCACCCCGACAGGCTGAGCGCgtcctggggagcagcagccgGGGGCCGAGACGGCTATGCACTGACCCTGTACCATGCACAGCTGGGCACTGTGGCAGCTACGACCTTGCTTGGGAGAGACACCCACAACTTCACCTTTATGGGACTGGCCCCAGGAAGCAAGTATGTGCTAGAGGTGGTGTCCACGGCTGGGCCCTACCAGACACCTGCAGGGAATGTCAGCAACTGGACGT ACCCCCTGGCACCCCGTAATGTGTACATGACAAACCAGGGGTATCCCAACAGGCTGAGCACATCCTGGCGAGCGGAACCCCAAGGACAAGACAGTTACAGGCTCCTCCTGTATCATTGGGGATCAGGTATTGTGGCAGCCAATGTATCTGTTGGGAAAGGCACCAGCAAATTCACCTTTTCTGGCCTGGCTCCAGGACACAAATACCTGCTGGAAGTGGTGTCCATGGCAGGGCCCTACGCAGCCTCCGCGGGGAATATCAGCGACTGGACAA CCCCCTCAGTTCCCAAAAATCTCTCTGCGGTGGCTGAAGGGAACAACACGATGCTCATCTCCTGGGGCAGCGTCTCTGGAGAGCAGGACGAATGCCAGCTATGGCTGCGGGATCCCAGGAACAGCACGCTGCCCTGGCGGCAGGCCCTCGACAGAGGGCAAGTCCAGCACCTCCTCCAGGGGCTGATCCCAGGGAGGAACTACTCTGTCTCCTTGAGCTGCGTGGCTGGGCCCTACTGGAGCAGCACCAAACCCTTGGCAGTGCCAATGG AGCCAAACCCGGTGGAGGATGTGCAATGCCTACCAGAGTCAAGAAGCCTTTACTTGAACTGGACCAGCTCTCCTGGAGATGTGGAGGCTTATGAGGTGGTGGCAGAGAGACTCTCTGATGGACCTTCCACCTCCAAGTATGTCGTGAGCATCCCTACGAGTGAGGCCAgtctgcaggggctggggccaaACTCATCCTACCGAATCTTTGTGAGCACAGTGGGCATGAACACAATGAGAAGCCAGGCTGTGACTCTGCTCTGCAACACAACAGTGGAGG CCCTGCCTCCACCCCTGCGAGCAGACATCTTCCAGGTGGAGGCCAGCTCCACAGTTATCATTTCATCTGACCTGTTCAGCGAGGAGAACGGCCAGATCGAGTATTACGGTGTCATTGCTACCACTAATGATTCAT TGCTGAGGCCCACCCAGGAAATCATGTCCAGCACATGGTATGACCACTATTATGGGACAGAGGACTCCTACCTGGCTGTGCTAATCCCCAATCCCTTCCATCCGAGCCCCAGGAGCTCCCCTGAAACCTGGCGAGTGTCAGTGGGAACAGAGGAGTGCGGCCAGTCCAGGGCAACATGCAACGGGAAGCTGAAAGCCAACGAACAGTACAG GTTCAGCATCGCTGCCTTCACCAAATATGACCCAGTAGCCCCTGCAGTGACATTCACCATGTTCTCAG CTGCTGGATCCAGTGCAGACACAACTCCACTATCAATGCCAATAATCACTGGAATCATTGTGGGATTTCTCTTGACACTTGCAGCTATTTTTGCTTTGGTCTACTGGAAACAGCTCAGAGCAAAGAG AACCAAGAAAAGCAGCCTGCCCCAGGAAATGGTGACCTACAGCTTGAG GAACATATGTCGGCCAATTCCCATACAGAACTTCAAGCAGTACTATGAGATGAAGACAGCAAGTGGTAACCATGCTTTTTTCCAGGAGTTTGAG GAGCTGAAGGAAGTTGGGAAGGAGCAGCCAAAGGTGGAGGCTGAGCTACCAGCAAATGTCTCCAAGAACAGATATCCCCATGTGCTGCCCT ATGATCACTCTCGGGTCAAGCTGAGCCAGCTGGGGGAGGATCCACACTCAGACTACATCAATGCCAACTTCATGCCT GGCTATACATCCCAGCAGGAGTTCATTGCCACCCAGGGGCCCCTGAAGAAAACAATAGAGGACTTCTGGAGGCTGGTGTGGGAGCAGAACGTCTGCAACATCATCATGCTGACAGTGTGCATGGAGAATGGGCGG GTCCTCTGTGATCATTACTGGCCATCCGAATCTGCCCCAGTCTCCTACGGGGAGGTCCGGGTCCACCTGCTAACACAGAGCAGCTCCGAGGAGTGGACCATGCGCGAGTTCAAACTGTGGCAC GAGGGTCTCCGGGCAGAGCGGCATGTGTCCCACCTGCACTACACAGCGTGGCCCGACCACGGGATCCCTGAGTCTACTACTTCCATTATGACCTTCAGAGAGCTGGTCCGGGAGCACATCCAGAGCACCAAGGATGCAGGGCCGACCCTTGTGCACTGCAG CACCGGGGTAGGCCGCACTGGCACCTTCATTGCCCTGGACCGGCTGCTGCAGCAGATGAAGCAGGAGAAAGTGGTGGACACATTTGGTGTTGTTTATGCCTTGCGGATGAACCGTTACCAGATGATTCAGACGCTG TCCCAGTATATTTTCCTGCACAGCTGTATACTGGACAAGATCTTGGAGGAACCACTCCTGGGTTTATCAAGGACGGAGAG GTCCTGTCCCATCCCGCTGAAAAGCTTTGCTCAGCACTATGCCCAGAAGGCGGCCAAGTCCCATGTGGGCTTCCTGAGAGAGTACGAG ACCCTCCTAGAGGTTGTCAAGGAGGAAGCCAGCTCTGCAACACCATCTTCAGGCAGCCAGCAGACACGGCCCTCTTCTGGCATCCTCCCGT ATGATCGCTCCAGAGTGAAATTTTCCCTGCTGGAACAGGGCCCTTTCTCAGGTCTCCTACAGGTGTGGCGTGTCCCG ggctgcagctccagcagggAGTATCTGGCTGTCCAGGGGCCTGACAAGTTGACCATGGAGGACTTCTGGACCCTGGTGTGGGAACAGGACATTCACACCATCCTAACACTTCTCCCACggcaggagaagggggag GTCCCAAGTGAGGCGTGCTGGCCCCTGGAAGGAGACTCTCTCTGCACAAAGATGCTGACCATCCAGTGTGGCACAGAGAAGCTTGTCTCTGGATGGAGGTGTATCCAGCTCAAAATGAAACAC gagaagaaagcaaaggagaggCAGGTACAATGGTTCCTATACACGCTCTGGAGCAGCAAGAAGCAGCCAGATGTCCAGAGCCTGGTGGAGCTCCTCACTGCTGTCAGACGGTGCATGCCCCACCGGAAGAGAGCcagtcctctcctgctgcactgcag TGGTGGTGTGAGCCAAATGGGGATGCTGATCTCCCTGGATTGCCTGTTGCACCAGATGAAAGCTGAGAGAATTGTGGATGTCTATGGGGTGACCCTCCAGATGACAAGAAGCTGCTGTCTCATGACCCCGACTCTG GACCAGTACATGTTCCTGTACACCTGTATCCGGGACATCATCGCTCAGAAACAGCCCTAA